In the Armatimonas rosea genome, one interval contains:
- a CDS encoding TolC family protein yields MSLRVALVPLLAILPIVAAQAQEAALEANPQSSGAGPMTLSAAITTALNRQPQLVAAAASKESAAQRLKQTKASYLPTVTPSYNFQNQYTFGKVQVFQGNGVVTELPSGKTVTTRQEQISLSYRVFDSGRRDLNAKQAKQSLTASELGEQNTRQSVIGNVADAYFNALRTDALVRVSQAQVDRAKTTLDQIRFQASDAVGTTPKKDVFQAEADYLNATVNLLQAQNNAEIAHTQLRNAMGISGTGKLALAEVPPPTLATPMTATVPGVTLDTPSPQAIPKLITEAQANRPDIQQSEVNAAAGETTVKLAQLNTRPNLNVDLSAGYQLDAANDPTRQIGNNRAVVANLTYPLYDGGASRANVHASEASQRSTVAQLENQKQTVALEVEQSWRNLGQARVSIAATESALAAARKNYEAASEALKLGAGSTVEVITAQTALVQAEINNVQALYNFYTADARLTRSLGQADRIGRAATK; encoded by the coding sequence TTCGGGTGGCTCTTGTGCCACTGCTGGCTATCTTGCCCATTGTTGCTGCACAGGCTCAGGAAGCTGCTCTCGAAGCCAATCCACAGTCCTCCGGCGCAGGGCCGATGACGCTCTCTGCCGCCATCACAACGGCACTCAATCGCCAGCCCCAGCTTGTTGCTGCTGCAGCAAGCAAAGAATCTGCCGCCCAGCGCCTCAAGCAGACCAAGGCAAGCTACCTACCCACTGTCACGCCGTCGTATAACTTTCAGAACCAGTACACCTTTGGAAAGGTGCAGGTGTTCCAGGGGAACGGGGTCGTGACCGAGCTGCCTTCTGGCAAGACTGTCACCACGCGCCAGGAGCAGATCTCGCTGAGCTACCGTGTCTTTGACTCTGGGCGGCGCGATCTCAACGCAAAACAGGCAAAGCAGAGCCTCACTGCCTCCGAGCTTGGGGAGCAGAATACCCGCCAGAGCGTCATTGGCAATGTCGCCGATGCCTACTTTAATGCCCTGCGGACCGATGCGCTTGTCCGGGTCTCCCAGGCACAGGTGGATCGTGCCAAGACCACCCTGGATCAGATCAGGTTTCAGGCGAGCGATGCCGTTGGGACAACCCCGAAAAAGGATGTCTTTCAGGCCGAGGCGGACTACCTCAACGCCACCGTGAACCTACTTCAGGCGCAGAACAATGCGGAGATTGCTCACACCCAGCTCCGCAATGCGATGGGGATCAGCGGGACCGGGAAGCTCGCCTTGGCAGAGGTGCCGCCCCCGACACTGGCCACCCCGATGACCGCGACCGTGCCTGGGGTAACTCTAGACACGCCGAGCCCACAGGCAATCCCCAAGCTGATCACCGAGGCTCAGGCAAATCGTCCTGATATTCAACAGAGTGAGGTCAATGCAGCAGCCGGGGAGACCACGGTGAAGCTAGCGCAGCTAAACACGCGCCCCAACCTCAATGTCGATCTCTCCGCGGGCTACCAGCTCGATGCGGCCAACGATCCGACGCGCCAGATTGGAAACAACCGGGCGGTGGTTGCCAACCTGACCTACCCGCTCTACGATGGTGGGGCGTCCCGGGCCAATGTCCACGCCTCGGAGGCCAGCCAGCGCTCGACAGTTGCCCAGCTTGAGAACCAGAAGCAGACGGTTGCACTGGAGGTGGAGCAGTCCTGGCGGAACCTGGGGCAAGCGCGGGTCAGTATCGCAGCCACCGAGTCTGCGCTGGCGGCAGCACGCAAGAACTACGAGGCGGCGTCCGAGGCCCTAAAGCTGGGCGCCGGGAGCACGGTTGAGGTTATCACGGCCCAGACCGCGCTCGTGCAGGCTGAGATCAACAATGTCCAGGCACTCTATAACTTCTATACTGCCGATGCGCGCCTGACCCGCTCCCTCGGGCAGGCCGATCGTATCGGTCGTGCTGCGACAAAGTAG
- a CDS encoding uracil-DNA glycosylase → MTEKESRIAALREEALGCQGCGLCETRTNVVFGEGNPNSPLVIVGEGPGETEDKTGRPFVGRAGQLLDECLYACGITRKHIFITNVVRCRPTLVGETGRLQNRPPTADEASACVSSWLEPILGTIEPLVILCLGAPSANTIIHKGFKITSERGKFFESCYARYAIAGLHPAYILRQEGAAYDHARELLIADIEAARKKVVEAKKEPPRTLF, encoded by the coding sequence ATGACGGAAAAAGAATCGCGGATTGCGGCCCTACGCGAGGAGGCACTGGGCTGCCAGGGCTGCGGACTCTGTGAGACACGCACGAATGTGGTCTTTGGCGAGGGCAACCCCAACAGCCCCCTGGTGATTGTCGGTGAGGGCCCCGGCGAGACGGAAGACAAGACCGGCCGCCCGTTTGTGGGCCGCGCGGGGCAGCTCCTCGACGAGTGCCTCTATGCGTGTGGGATCACGCGCAAGCATATCTTTATCACCAATGTCGTCCGCTGCCGCCCGACTCTCGTGGGGGAGACGGGTCGCCTACAAAACCGCCCGCCCACCGCCGACGAAGCCAGCGCCTGCGTGAGTAGCTGGCTGGAGCCGATTCTGGGGACGATCGAGCCGCTGGTGATTCTCTGCCTGGGAGCGCCCTCGGCCAACACGATCATCCACAAGGGCTTTAAGATCACCAGTGAGCGCGGAAAGTTCTTCGAGAGCTGCTACGCCCGCTACGCCATCGCCGGCCTGCACCCCGCCTACATTCTGCGGCAAGAAGGCGCCGCCTACGACCACGCCCGCGAGCTCCTGATCGCCGATATCGAAGCCGCCCGAAAGAAAGTGGTCGAGGCCAAAAAAGAGCCCCCGAGGACGTTGTTCTAG
- a CDS encoding ABC transporter ATP-binding protein, which translates to MPVVIETRDLIKNYKTGLIEVKVLLGITLQINEGEFVAIMGPSGSGKSTYMNILGCLDRPTGGEYLLDGEDVSRLSDNRLADIRNQKFGFVFQSFNLLPRTTAQRQVELPMLYAGKPNKEKRAKWALERVGLGDRTHHKPNELSGGQQQRVAIARSLVNDPRVIMADEPTGALDTRTSFEIMGIFQELNREGKTIVMVTHENDIAQHATRIIRFRDGLIHEDTQVANPKDARVELEHFLEEQARNDAAAGIKR; encoded by the coding sequence ATGCCCGTTGTTATCGAGACGCGAGATCTCATCAAGAACTATAAGACCGGCCTGATCGAGGTCAAGGTGCTCCTTGGCATCACGCTCCAGATCAACGAGGGGGAGTTTGTTGCTATCATGGGGCCTTCGGGTTCGGGCAAGTCCACCTACATGAATATCCTGGGGTGCTTGGACCGGCCCACGGGAGGCGAGTACCTGCTGGATGGCGAGGATGTCTCCCGCCTCTCGGACAACCGCCTGGCCGATATCCGCAACCAGAAGTTTGGCTTTGTCTTCCAGAGCTTCAACCTGCTGCCCCGCACGACAGCCCAGCGTCAGGTGGAGCTGCCGATGCTCTACGCGGGCAAGCCCAACAAAGAGAAGCGGGCAAAGTGGGCACTGGAGCGGGTCGGGCTGGGGGACCGCACCCACCACAAGCCCAACGAGCTCTCGGGCGGCCAGCAGCAGCGTGTCGCCATCGCCCGCTCGCTGGTCAACGACCCCCGCGTGATCATGGCTGACGAGCCCACGGGCGCGCTGGACACCCGCACGAGCTTTGAGATCATGGGAATCTTCCAGGAGCTCAACCGTGAGGGCAAGACGATTGTCATGGTGACTCACGAGAACGATATCGCCCAGCACGCCACGCGTATCATTCGCTTCCGTGACGGCCTGATCCACGAGGATACCCAGGTCGCCAACCCCAAAGACGCCCGCGTCGAGCTGGAGCACTTCCTGGAAGAGCAAGCCCGTAACGATGCCGCCGCGGGAATCAAGCGCTAG